One region of Methanomassiliicoccales archaeon genomic DNA includes:
- a CDS encoding SdrD B-like domain-containing protein — translation MNNSKTTTNRNRKLLGLILALLMLVAGAFTMVSENTVVAAEPSERFVGYNLEQNKWTTGDLGKAYTEGDFVSYQLKITKSSKIWGSSEFEIDFNFYQPSSGAIYVDGFDTSITPYNGSYTGFQVAVSPNDYLPDGQQLPPSTTWGKPIPVEGVNYISGSNPNVFGWYIRNYMDPLSGGDDSPGTAPSQSRKFTVYTNDTWPTNSDYIILFFRAHLALSLVWQNGLESEIPTELDGGEFQDWTAKWNGAAFATGSSRHFTLNYPGIGEKTIPIPIANYPTSRIEGHKYTGSGSIPSPGSPVPSTWMLTNNWEITLTGTIDLGYGLPGIPISLGPVLTGNGSYTTIDKNGKFVTIPFSQGYFAFSGLVQGTYSVHEHIKPQYSCLGIVSNGLGTPNVPAGEYNNFALKKGEIIYIDFFNSGAGKISGYKFHDIDGDGNWDLGEPGLANWTIELYASGGAVPIASTITNSNGYYIFDPVQAGNYTVKEVLKAGWYNTRPTALFVTVQAGVHVTDVNFANTMYGKICVQKIEQGIGPVANVTIELWQGGVKIAWAVTNETGWVCFENLKLGTYTVKEVLPA, via the coding sequence ATGAATAATAGCAAGACTACAACAAATAGGAACAGGAAACTTCTGGGGCTAATCTTGGCACTACTAATGTTGGTTGCAGGTGCGTTTACGATGGTCAGTGAAAATACTGTCGTAGCAGCAGAACCTTCGGAGCGATTTGTTGGCTACAATCTCGAGCAGAACAAATGGACAACTGGTGATCTTGGAAAGGCTTACACGGAAGGAGATTTCGTTTCGTATCAATTGAAAATTACCAAATCAAGCAAAATTTGGGGCAGTTCGGAATTCGAAATTGATTTCAACTTCTATCAGCCTTCGAGTGGTGCAATCTATGTGGATGGATTCGACACGTCCATAACACCTTACAACGGATCTTATACTGGCTTCCAAGTTGCAGTTTCTCCTAATGATTATCTTCCTGACGGGCAGCAGCTACCGCCGAGCACAACCTGGGGCAAACCGATCCCTGTTGAAGGTGTGAATTATATTTCAGGATCAAACCCGAATGTTTTTGGATGGTACATACGTAATTATATGGATCCTTTAAGCGGCGGTGACGACTCACCAGGAACTGCACCTTCACAATCTAGGAAATTTACTGTGTATACCAATGACACATGGCCTACAAACTCCGATTACATCATCTTGTTCTTTAGAGCTCATCTGGCACTCAGCCTTGTTTGGCAAAACGGATTAGAATCGGAAATTCCAACCGAGCTAGATGGTGGCGAATTTCAGGACTGGACTGCAAAATGGAATGGTGCAGCATTCGCCACGGGATCATCCCGTCATTTTACTCTGAACTATCCTGGCATCGGTGAAAAGACTATACCTATTCCAATAGCGAACTATCCAACGAGCCGTATTGAGGGTCATAAGTATACTGGAAGCGGATCAATACCTTCTCCAGGAAGTCCCGTACCATCCACATGGATGCTCACAAACAATTGGGAGATCACGCTTACTGGCACGATTGATCTTGGATACGGACTGCCCGGAATACCGATTTCATTAGGGCCAGTTCTAACTGGTAATGGAAGCTACACAACTATTGATAAGAATGGAAAATTCGTGACCATACCCTTTAGTCAAGGATACTTCGCATTTAGTGGTCTGGTGCAGGGTACATATTCAGTTCATGAACATATCAAGCCGCAGTACAGCTGCCTAGGTATAGTTTCCAACGGTTTGGGGACACCTAATGTTCCGGCTGGAGAATATAACAATTTCGCCTTGAAAAAGGGAGAAATTATCTACATTGATTTCTTTAACAGTGGTGCTGGAAAGATTTCAGGATATAAGTTCCATGATATTGATGGAGACGGAAATTGGGATCTAGGAGAACCTGGCCTGGCTAACTGGACAATTGAATTGTATGCCAGCGGAGGAGCAGTACCAATTGCGAGCACAATTACCAATTCAAATGGATACTATATCTTCGATCCAGTTCAGGCCGGGAATTACACGGTCAAAGAAGTTCTGAAAGCGGGATGGTATAACACAAGACCCACTGCCCTCTTCGTGACAGTACAGGCGGGCGTGCACGTAACGGATGTCAATTTTGCAAACACTATGTACGGCAAGATCTGCGTGCAGAAAATTGAACAGGGAATCGGAC
- a CDS encoding zinc ribbon domain-containing protein: MVESSGMIVIVVGAAILAFVIFFELRYMRSRKREKIEMILQRDEAYNALITTSAVSKTLKEKNKDTSEADSLIIEAERAYQRKDYLVCKELTERAREALRRAKSKDLDVFEEISSKPTPQEEEQIPPFQEVKKLPVNYIESKFMIESAQMGIEAADQRGVDTTAAKDYLESARRCFERTEYTNALKFAYKAKRCAEGQVVEQQVKVAEQSVKEEIEAKDEPRAKIEIGMVGNEQRCSSCGDILHPNDNFCGKCGAKVRKIIRCPSCALEAESTDNFCRKCGTRLKST; this comes from the coding sequence ATGGTTGAATCATCTGGCATGATTGTCATCGTCGTCGGCGCGGCGATTTTGGCATTTGTCATTTTCTTTGAGTTGAGGTATATGAGGTCAAGGAAAAGAGAAAAGATAGAAATGATACTACAGCGGGATGAAGCCTACAATGCGTTAATAACGACTAGTGCCGTTTCAAAAACTTTGAAAGAAAAGAATAAAGATACAAGCGAAGCGGATAGCCTTATTATCGAAGCGGAGAGAGCATATCAGAGGAAAGACTATCTCGTTTGTAAAGAATTGACCGAGCGGGCAAGAGAAGCTCTGAGAAGGGCGAAATCAAAGGATTTGGACGTATTCGAGGAAATTTCATCAAAACCGACTCCGCAAGAAGAAGAACAAATACCACCTTTTCAGGAAGTGAAAAAATTGCCAGTAAACTACATTGAGTCAAAATTCATGATTGAGAGTGCACAGATGGGTATCGAAGCTGCAGACCAGAGAGGCGTTGATACAACAGCCGCAAAAGATTATCTCGAAAGTGCAAGAAGATGCTTTGAAAGAACGGAGTACACGAATGCGTTGAAATTCGCTTATAAAGCAAAACGATGCGCTGAGGGGCAAGTGGTTGAACAGCAAGTTAAGGTGGCAGAACAGAGCGTAAAGGAGGAAATTGAGGCAAAAGATGAACCTCGGGCGAAAATTGAAATCGGGATGGTCGGTAATGAACAAAGATGCTCGAGTTGTGGGGACATTCTGCATCCAAATGATAATTTCTGTGGAAAATGTGGTGCAAAGGTTCGTAAGATTATTAGATGTCCCTCTTGTGCTTTAGAGGCAGAATCAACGGATAATTTCTGTAGGAAATGTGGGACTAGATTGAAAAGTACGTGA
- a CDS encoding isopentenyl phosphate kinase — translation MILVKFGGSVITDKMKLRYFRRKNVNRLSQEIANAAKNIILVHGAGSFGHIVAHEFELQRGLISAEQLKGLAKVMLDVRELNYKVMEVLVEKGLKPVSIPPSTSARLDSGELTYLDTDIFDKYLKIGFLPVTFGDACLDSSRTFGICSGDQLMERLAMYFKPEIVIFCTDVDGIYTSDPFMNPNAELLEEIDHSTLEKLPKTSRYVDVTGSMYGKIERMVRIASRGCECLVINGNVPGRLESALKGERVKGTRIIGG, via the coding sequence ATGATACTAGTAAAATTCGGCGGTAGCGTGATAACGGATAAAATGAAATTGAGATATTTTAGAAGGAAGAACGTCAATCGACTTAGTCAGGAAATTGCAAATGCTGCAAAAAACATCATCCTGGTCCACGGAGCAGGCTCGTTTGGTCACATTGTTGCTCATGAATTCGAACTCCAAAGAGGATTAATTTCCGCGGAGCAATTGAAAGGTCTTGCTAAAGTCATGCTGGATGTGAGAGAATTAAATTATAAAGTCATGGAAGTTCTTGTTGAAAAAGGACTTAAACCGGTTTCCATTCCTCCAAGCACATCAGCGAGGCTTGATTCGGGAGAGTTGACATATCTCGATACAGATATTTTTGATAAATATCTTAAAATTGGATTCCTACCCGTGACTTTCGGCGACGCGTGTCTGGATTCGAGCAGGACTTTCGGAATATGTTCAGGAGATCAGTTGATGGAGAGATTGGCGATGTACTTCAAGCCCGAAATAGTTATCTTCTGCACGGATGTCGATGGTATTTATACTTCTGATCCATTCATGAATCCAAATGCGGAGTTGCTTGAAGAAATAGATCATTCTACGTTGGAGAAACTGCCTAAAACCTCAAGATACGTCGATGTAACTGGTAGCATGTATGGTAAGATAGAACGCATGGTACGAATTGCTTCTAGAGGATGCGAATGTTTGGTGATTAATGGCAATGTACCCGGAAGACTCGAATCTGCTCTTAAAGGAGAGCGTGTAAAAGGAACGAGAATCATTGGTGGATGA
- the fni gene encoding type 2 isopentenyl-diphosphate Delta-isomerase has product MSRIEDRKADHIEVSLEEDVGSQYNYWDDIKLVHNALPEINFDEIDTSIEFLGRKFSFPLIVTAITGGYSKASKINENIAKACEEFQIGMGIGSQRAALENGDYRSYAVVKDYDIPLKIGNLGVAQLIRQKNKNALALDSIKRAIEMIDADVLCIHLNFLQEVVQPEGDTNAKGCLDAIREIAREVPIMIKETGAGISRGVANRLKGIGIKAIDVSGSGGTSFSLVEKYRAERVGDEKGKILGEAFKDWGIPSPVSVIAAKVGLPLIASGGILNGLHIAKSIAIGANCAGTARSILQAATESADAVVKKLKVMQMEFKATMFLTGSARVNELSRSPHVITGITREWLEQMGD; this is encoded by the coding sequence ATGTCAAGAATAGAAGATAGAAAGGCCGATCATATTGAAGTGTCGTTGGAAGAGGACGTAGGAAGCCAATACAACTATTGGGATGATATTAAATTAGTTCACAATGCCCTACCAGAAATCAATTTTGATGAAATAGATACCTCTATTGAATTCCTCGGACGCAAATTCTCATTCCCGTTGATAGTTACGGCAATCACTGGTGGATATTCAAAGGCCTCGAAAATCAATGAAAATATCGCTAAAGCTTGCGAAGAATTCCAAATAGGCATGGGCATTGGTAGCCAGCGGGCAGCACTGGAGAATGGAGATTACAGAAGCTATGCTGTCGTAAAGGATTACGATATTCCACTGAAGATCGGAAACCTAGGTGTTGCGCAGCTCATCAGACAAAAGAACAAAAATGCGCTGGCTTTGGACTCGATTAAACGTGCAATTGAAATGATAGATGCCGATGTGCTCTGCATCCATCTCAACTTTCTTCAAGAAGTTGTACAACCGGAGGGAGATACGAACGCAAAAGGATGTCTTGATGCAATTCGTGAGATCGCTCGAGAAGTGCCTATTATGATAAAAGAAACCGGGGCAGGTATCTCCAGAGGCGTCGCAAATCGATTAAAAGGTATCGGCATTAAGGCGATCGATGTCTCAGGAAGCGGAGGGACGAGTTTCTCCCTCGTTGAGAAATACAGAGCAGAAAGAGTAGGCGACGAAAAGGGAAAAATCTTGGGGGAAGCGTTTAAAGATTGGGGCATTCCATCGCCAGTATCGGTCATCGCTGCCAAGGTAGGTCTTCCACTCATTGCGAGTGGCGGAATCTTGAATGGTCTTCACATAGCAAAAAGCATCGCAATAGGTGCAAATTGTGCTGGCACAGCAAGATCGATTCTGCAGGCAGCGACCGAATCTGCAGATGCTGTCGTCAAGAAATTGAAAGTAATGCAGATGGAATTCAAAGCAACGATGTTCTTGACTGGTAGCGCAAGGGTTAATGAACTTTCAAGATCTCCACACGTCATCACGGGAATAACAAGAGAATGGCTAGAGCAAATGGGAGACTGA
- a CDS encoding polyprenyl synthetase family protein, with translation MDIGKEVKPIIEKIDRTLISYLQEGKPEKLMKAVRHYPAAGGKRLRPLIAYLVAEAVGKAGDRSLPFGCALEIIHNFTLIHDDIIDQDPVRRGRPAVHVLFDIPTAIIAGDAMFARAFEVIGKTQVCAGDLNRLYGLTARTVWLIAEGQQMDFDFETRNDVRPEQYLEMIERKTAVLFSCASEGGAIIASGSEFQVSEMKEYGRMLGIAFQIWDDVLGITGEEEILGKPIGSDIRNGKRTLIVLHALAELEKLGDNKRREFLLASLGNEKLDGAGMANIIALLEELGSIEFAKRTAFSFAERAKHSLKCLDKSRESEILSILVDFSVGRKS, from the coding sequence ATGGATATAGGCAAGGAAGTGAAGCCGATCATTGAAAAAATAGATAGAACTCTTATTTCTTACCTTCAGGAAGGAAAACCAGAGAAACTAATGAAGGCTGTACGGCACTACCCGGCCGCTGGTGGAAAGCGGTTAAGGCCACTAATCGCATACTTAGTCGCGGAAGCAGTTGGAAAGGCTGGGGATAGATCGCTACCGTTTGGATGTGCTCTTGAAATCATTCATAACTTCACACTCATACACGATGATATTATTGACCAGGATCCGGTAAGACGTGGGAGACCAGCAGTTCATGTACTTTTCGATATCCCCACTGCGATCATAGCCGGAGATGCAATGTTTGCCAGGGCTTTTGAGGTTATTGGAAAAACTCAAGTATGTGCTGGCGACCTTAACAGACTGTACGGGCTCACGGCCCGGACGGTATGGCTTATTGCAGAAGGGCAACAAATGGATTTTGATTTTGAGACAAGAAATGATGTGAGGCCAGAACAGTATTTGGAAATGATAGAGAGGAAAACCGCGGTCCTGTTTTCCTGCGCATCTGAAGGCGGCGCGATTATAGCCAGTGGTTCTGAATTCCAAGTTTCTGAAATGAAAGAGTATGGAAGAATGCTCGGCATTGCATTCCAGATTTGGGATGATGTTCTTGGCATTACGGGCGAGGAGGAGATATTAGGAAAGCCGATTGGGTCGGATATTCGAAACGGAAAGCGTACCCTCATTGTGCTTCATGCACTTGCAGAACTTGAGAAACTGGGAGATAATAAGAGAAGAGAATTTTTGCTTGCATCACTAGGCAATGAGAAACTTGATGGCGCTGGTATGGCTAATATAATCGCTTTGCTGGAGGAACTCGGAAGCATTGAGTTCGCAAAAAGAACAGCATTCTCATTTGCCGAGAGGGCAAAACATAGTTTGAAATGTCTTGATAAAAGCAGGGAAAGCGAGATCTTGTCGATACTCGTAGATTTTTCAGTTGGACGAAAGAGCTGA
- the radB gene encoding DNA repair and recombination protein RadB codes for MDRIPFGCESLDSMLDGGIEPGCITLIYGEAGTGKTSLCLLATCNVVKTGRKVAYIDTEGVSLDRLRQIAGDSFNAVIKNTLFTEVHSFDDQERMVDKAVKMAEANADIGLIVLDSATMYYRLTSRQEERSERRSIASQTVKLVGVARKMNIPVLLTSQVYTDVEKGTFESLGGHALHHNAKVIIRLEKISTGRRRAVLVKHRHLPEGRIAEFMLTDRGVTC; via the coding sequence GTGGATAGAATTCCGTTTGGATGCGAATCGCTTGATTCGATGCTTGACGGCGGCATCGAACCAGGTTGCATCACATTAATTTATGGGGAAGCTGGCACAGGCAAGACGAGCCTATGTCTGCTCGCGACGTGCAACGTGGTAAAGACAGGGAGGAAGGTCGCATACATTGACACTGAAGGTGTATCTCTAGACCGGCTTCGTCAAATCGCTGGCGATAGTTTCAATGCCGTTATTAAAAATACACTTTTCACAGAGGTTCATAGCTTCGACGACCAAGAAAGAATGGTCGATAAGGCTGTGAAAATGGCCGAGGCAAACGCTGACATCGGCCTGATAGTGCTCGACTCCGCAACAATGTATTATCGTCTTACGAGTAGACAAGAAGAACGATCGGAAAGGCGATCTATTGCAAGTCAAACTGTTAAGCTCGTTGGAGTCGCGAGGAAAATGAACATCCCCGTCTTACTCACTTCTCAGGTTTATACGGACGTTGAAAAAGGCACTTTTGAATCCCTCGGTGGTCATGCACTTCATCATAACGCAAAGGTGATCATACGGCTCGAAAAAATTTCAACTGGAAGGCGCAGGGCAGTCTTGGTAAAACACCGTCATCTTCCTGAAGGAAGGATCGCGGAGTTTATGCTCACAGATCGCGGCGTGACATGTTAG
- a CDS encoding MFS transporter, translated as MNTSIDRLEDAGDGRRTKRVVTISLMLFLATLVGYIARANVSVALPFVAEEYHWDSEKLGELGGVLLGIFLVGYGISNIFMSPLIDHIGPKKSLALAVFSWSILTFATGLFGAVVGAFILARFLLGLSQGPLFPSASKIVSTWFPLSGRARINALYLSTGFLSNLLVPIIFIPLIIVTSWQFMFYFVAIVGFILLIPLWLFIPDISDKSCFKDGQKTTLGGLFAVIKENVVSALRIRGLFVITIAFLAINMAWWGLSLWLPTYLIVAKGLAVEELIWAASLPYLGGIFGMYVGSWISDHTGKRVEIAFAFAVCDAILLVIMIFTFSENLIILVAAGIFFFLGVMAPTSFTLLQSVAPTCLVGSATGIMNGIANGAAVLGPIILGFAVAITSSYDIGLVLLAAFQITGALLLLAFPRALLEKENHSK; from the coding sequence ATGAATACATCAATCGACAGACTGGAAGATGCAGGAGACGGACGCAGAACAAAACGCGTGGTAACAATTTCACTCATGCTCTTTTTGGCGACGCTTGTAGGATATATAGCCCGCGCAAATGTATCAGTTGCACTGCCATTTGTAGCCGAAGAATATCATTGGGATTCAGAAAAACTTGGCGAACTTGGTGGAGTTTTACTAGGAATCTTCCTTGTTGGTTACGGAATTTCAAATATTTTTATGAGTCCACTCATTGATCATATCGGGCCAAAAAAAAGTTTGGCATTGGCTGTGTTTTCGTGGTCGATTTTAACATTCGCGACTGGTCTCTTTGGAGCCGTTGTTGGCGCGTTTATATTGGCAAGATTTCTACTTGGTCTCTCACAAGGACCGCTCTTTCCGAGTGCAAGTAAGATTGTTTCTACATGGTTTCCTTTGTCAGGCAGGGCTCGAATAAATGCGCTATATCTGAGCACTGGGTTCCTTTCGAATTTACTAGTGCCAATTATTTTCATTCCTTTAATAATCGTAACCAGCTGGCAATTTATGTTCTATTTTGTGGCAATTGTAGGATTCATCCTGTTAATTCCTTTATGGCTGTTTATCCCAGATATTTCCGATAAAAGCTGTTTTAAAGACGGACAGAAAACAACTCTGGGTGGGCTTTTCGCCGTAATAAAAGAGAATGTTGTGTCCGCGTTGAGGATCAGGGGGTTATTTGTAATTACGATCGCCTTTCTCGCAATCAACATGGCTTGGTGGGGGCTTTCACTATGGCTTCCTACATATCTCATCGTTGCGAAGGGTTTGGCAGTAGAGGAATTGATATGGGCTGCGTCCCTGCCCTATCTAGGCGGTATTTTCGGGATGTATGTTGGATCTTGGATTAGTGATCACACGGGAAAAAGGGTGGAGATTGCGTTTGCTTTTGCTGTATGCGATGCTATCTTATTAGTCATTATGATTTTCACGTTCTCGGAGAATCTCATTATCCTTGTTGCTGCAGGAATATTCTTTTTCCTGGGGGTGATGGCACCAACCTCTTTCACATTGTTGCAGAGCGTCGCACCGACGTGTCTTGTTGGAAGTGCAACAGGAATTATGAACGGCATTGCGAACGGTGCTGCCGTACTTGGGCCAATCATTCTTGGCTTTGCTGTTGCTATTACTTCCTCTTATGACATTGGACTGGTTCTTTTGGCAGCATTCCAAATCACAGGTGCACTTCTGTTGCTGGCATTCCCGAGAGCGCTTCTGGAAAAGGAAAATCATTCGAAATGA